A region of the Pseudodesulfovibrio sp. JC047 genome:
TCTGTTGACCCCCTTCTTCGTGCTGTCCGTTTTCCTGTCGTTCATTGAGGACATGGATACGGTACAACAACGCAAACTCGCCATTCGCGTAACCTGCGCTGTGCTGGTCATCGTGCTCGTGCTCTATTTCGGCGGAAACCCGATTTTCGCGACATTGGGCATCACCCTGGACGGATTCCGGGTGGGCGCGGGCAGCTTGTTGTTTCTCTCAGCGGTCTCGCTGGTCTCGGGCAAACGCGCTCGACCAGAGCCGGATGACGAAACCGATGTCGCAGTCGTGCCTCTGGCCATCCCCATCACCGTGGGACCGGCCACCATCGGTACACTGCTCATCCTTGGGGCCGAACTCGGCGGTCCCACTGAACAATTCATTGGCGCGGCCTCGCTGACAGCTGCCTGCCTGACCGTGGGATTAATGCTCTTTGTGGCCCCGGCCCTGAAGCGACTCATCGGGTCCATGGGGCTAGCCGTCCTCACCAAAATCACCGGACTGATCCTGTCCGCCATGGCCGCACAAATCATCTTTACCGGCGTTCGCAACTTCCTGTCATAAAACAACAACGGGACACCTCATGCTCCCAGAGCACGTCGCGTCCCGTTCCTTCCTCTGTACGCGCTCCATTTTTTCCGGTATTTCCTCCTGACATAAAAGCATGGAGGTCTCAGGTTTTATCCTGCGACCACATCGAGCTTCATGTAATGATAGCCCGAAAAAAGAGACACGAATCATGACGAAACACACGCCCCTCACTCTTGAACAGCCATACAATATCCGTTCATACGAACCACAAACCGATGGCCGTATCCCCATCTCCGCCCTCTGCAACTACTTGCAGGACATCGCCTCGCGCCATGCCGACACACTCGGTTTCGGTCTGCTCGATCTGCGCCAAAGCGGCCACTTCTGGGTACTTGCCCGATTACATGTCATGATGGACAGGATGCCCGGCTTCGGTGAACAACTCCATATCGAAACATGGCCTTCCGGCAATGAACGGCTGGTCGCACTCCGTGATTTTCTCATCCATGACGCACACGGACTTGTAGGGCGGGCGACGTCTTCCTGGGCCACCGTCAATCGGAAAACGCACCGGCCAGACGATCCTTCAACCGTTCTGGACAAACGATACATCCCGGACCGCGACCATGCCATGGTCTTTCCGTCCAAAGCGATCACTCGTCTCAAGAAAGGAGATCATCCCACACAGATTAAGGCCCGCCGAGCGGATACGGATGTGAACGGACACGTCAACAACGTCAAATATGTCGAATACTGTATGGAAGCGGTGCCTCAATCATGGATTGAGACGCACCAATGTCTGGGGTTGGACATTCAGTTTCGAACCGAATCATTTGCCGGGCAGGAATTTCAGGCAACCTGTACTGAAAGCACCTCAGACAGTGATATGGAGACCATACTTCACGCCCTGAATCGTCCGTCTGACACCCGGGAAATAGTCCGTATGAAAACTTGGTGGGAACAGGCATGACCCCAGAAATACGGCTCCGATTCGACAGTGATGGCGTCAACTGGACCGAGGCCGCCGAACTCATGCGACGCGCACCTCTCAATCAAAAAGAACCACACGCGCTCAAAACCGCGTTCGACAATAGCGACCTGATTTGCTGTGCATGGCACACCGACACACTGGTGGGCATGGCGCGCGCCCTGTCGGATGGCATTTTCCAGTCCGTGATTTATGATGTCTGCATTCTCCCGGAATATCAGGGAAACCATCTCGGGACACGAATAATGCGGGAAATGCTGGATCGTTTGCAGACCCCGAATGTCATTTTATGGGCAGTCCCGGGCAAGGAAGCGTTTTACACCCGATTCGGATTTCACCCGATGCGAACGGCCATGGGGCGGTTCGAAAACCCCGAGCGATCTGCACAGCAGGGGTACATCCTTCTCGAAGGGCACTAACGAATGATCCATCGATATTTTCTTGCGCTCATTCCCCTATTCGGCATGACGGTCATCCTCAGTCTCGGCCTTATTCTGCCCGATGCAGCCACGGCCACCCCGAGACCTCGCCTGATCATTGCACACGACGCCAACTATGAACCGCTTGTCTATGAGGATGAACAACACCTTCCCCAAGGCTACCTGATCGATTTCTGGAAACATTTCGGGGAAGCCAACAATATCGATATTCAATTCAAACTCGGGGACTGGAACGAGACCCTGTCCTGGATTCGTACTGGACAGGCAGACATTCACGGAGGTTTGTTCTTCACCAAAGAACGAAATCAATTCCTGAACTATCAAAACACCATTACGGCACTTTCGGCAGGCATATACATTGCCAACGGACAGAGCTGGAACGACTTTGACACCCTTCCAACCGGCGTGGTTGCCAGCGGATACTCCGAACACTACATGCACACGGCATGGCCAAACCGTCCGACGCAGTCGTTTCCCCAGGCAAAAGACATGATCCGTGCCGCCGTCAATGGGACGATCCAGGCCTTTATTGCCGATGAACCCGTGGCGGTCTTTTACCTGCGCAAATTCAAGGCCAAAGAAGCCTTTTCAAAACATGACGTCGCGTACAGCAATGCCTTGAAAGTCGCTGTGGCAAAAGATCGGCATGACCTTGCCTCCCTCATCGAACACGGGTGGGCACGCATGGACCCCAAAAAGCTCAAATACATCCGCAGCAAATGGTTTCTGGACGTGGAGAAAGACAGGGATTGGGCTTTGACAGGCATACTTATTGCCGCACTGGTCATGTTTTTCGGGCTGCTGTGCCGCATCCTCAACGGACGGTATGCGGCCCCAAAGAGCTAAACTCGAGCAATTTTCCGAGTCGGCTTTGTTTCCCCCATCCAGCCGTCCATGACCAACGTCTCGCCCAGCAATTTCAAAAAAGTCGGCTCATATCTCAGCGAATCCCGAAGCAGGACCAGAGCGGCTTGAGCAACATCCCGTGAAGATCGATAGGGACGAACACCAATCATGGCGGAAAATGAATCCGCCACGGCGCACAGCTTTCCCGCCATGGGAATTTCCGCGCCGATCCGCCTGCCCGGATACCCGGACCCGTCATTTCGCTCATGATGGTGACACAAACAGGCCATGACAACCGGGTCATCTATTGAAAGTCGTTGCACCATCTTCACCCCGGCCTGGATATGATTCTCAATGGACGCCCGATCCCGTCGCACAAGAAATTGTTTTTTGTCCCGAATGAAACGAGGCACCTGCGTCATGCCGAGATCATGCAAGATCAGACCGAGTGCCACTCGCACCAATCCGTCTTTTTGCACGCCTTTTCCCGCAGCATGAACATGCAGAGCCAATCCGATGAACATCGTATTGGTCGAATGGACAGCCAGACTGTATTCCTTATCCAACGTGCGGGTTAAAAACCGCACCCGATCGGGATCAATCCAGATATATTCCGCTAAAATCGATATATCCTTGACCAATAAATCAAACTCGCGACGTTGCGGCTGGGCAAAAAACTGATCCATGCGATCCCGAAACGCCAGAAAAAACGTTTCCGCGACCTCGGTGTCCGTCAGCCCCTCTTCAACCAGCAGAAGGCCAAGGCGTTTGCTCAGATGCTTCGCATATTCCTGATAATCATCCCGCAACAAAAACACCCTTCCCAGAGCCGCCAGTTGCGAAATTTCCTGCTGGCCTGATGTGCCCAGCCGCTCCCCGGCCTTATGATACTTCTTGACTTGCGCCACGGCGTCATCAAAGACATACACATCCACAGGCGGACGGAATTTGGGAAAACTTTCCAATATATTGGGACTGATCTGCAAATAGACTTCTTTCAAGGAGTCCTGTGCTGAAATATCATTCATAGGCAACGCTCGCTTCTCCATTCAAATGGTCCGCACGGTATACAGCTTTGCCCACCTCTGACAAGCCCGTGATAAAAATCACCAGTCCGCCGACACGCACATTTCTGATCGCCCTTGCTCACCAGCCCTTCCTACGGTAAAGGAGAGAGACTCATACCACGAGAGGAAAAGACGCACATGAACACCCACGAAAATCCGACGCTTCAGGCCATATTCTCCCGTCGATCCATTCGCACATTCACGGACGCCCCTGTTTCGCGTGAACATATCCTGACGATTCTCGAAGCAGGTCGATGGGCACCGAGTGGTTTGAACAACCAACCTTGGCGTTTCCTGGTCATCACACGAGACGACCCACGACATGAGGCTTTGGCAGACTGTACCAAGTATTCCCACATTGTCCGTGGGGCTTCGGCCTGCCTCTGCATCCTGCTCGAAAAAAAAGCCATGTACAGCGCAATGAAAGACCATCAAGGGGCCGGAGCCTGCGTCCAGAACATGCTGCTTGCGGCCCACGCACTCGGTCTCGGCGCGGTCTGGCTTGGACAGATTGTCAACGATCAGGCCTCCACGCTCAAGGCACTTGACCTGAACACGGAAACCTATGAACTCCAAGCCGTTGTCGCTCTCGGACACCCTGATCAAAACGGCACATCAAACCGAAAAGAACTCGCTGAGCTTCTGGTGGAGGATTTTGTATGACCATTCGCATTTTCAATCTCGGCCCGCTCCAGACAAACTGTTATGTCCTTGCGGGCGACACAAACGCCATCGTGATCGATCCGGGCGGCGATCCTGCCGAAGTCGTGGAATACCTCACGGCCAATGCGCTCACCGTGACCCATATTTTGAATACCCACCTGCACTTCGATCACACGGCGGGCAACAAGACACTTTCCGGTGTCACGGGTGCCCCCATACTCTGCTGTGACAAGGACGAGGAATTGCTGGATTCCTGGCTTGGCAAAGGCGGAGACATGGGCATTCCCCCCATCGATCTCTATGAATGGCAGAACATCGCTCCGGGCGAGACGCAATTGGCCGGATTCGACTGTACGGTGCTGCACACCCCGGGGCACTCCAGAGGAAGTTTGACATTTTATTTCCCCAAGGTCGAAACAGCGTTTGTAGGCGATCTGATTTTCTATCGGTCCATCGGACGCACCGATTTTCCCGGTGGTGATCTCGATGAACTCAAGCACTCGGTCACCGAACGCATTTTCACGCTGCCGCCCACCACAAAGCTGTTGTCTGGCCACGGCCCGGAAACCACGGTCGCCGATGAAATGACCCACAATCCCTTTTTCTCGGAGTTTTAAATGGGCACCCCGATTTTCGTGGATATCCGCGACCAATGTTGAGGAGTGGGACTGGAGATAGGTTGGTATCTCCGTTTTGCCAAGGCCGACACCATCGAGGCCACCGTGTCCCTGAAAGGAGCAGCACAAGTGCGGCATGAAGAACACATATTCCCGGACTGGACCTTCTCCTTTGAAGAGCATGACGACCATGTGGTGGCGCGTATGACCCGAAAGAAACCCCTTTTCGACATCGAGGACGCATGACCCACAGCGTTATCTATGCGTGCAGCCATCGACGTGGTGGCAATTCGGACCGAGCCGCACAACTCCTTGCACAGGCCGTCACCGAAGCCGGAGGCAGTGCGGAAGTCATCTATCTCCGCAACCATACGGTCCTGCCTTGCCTGGCATGCGGACACTGTGACGAAGCCCACATGAAGCAGGGAAAGGCCCGATGCGTCCTCGGAGAACAGGACGATGCCTACGCGCTCTTCTCGCCCCTGTTCACGGCCCGTACCGTCTTTTTCACCGCCCCCATCTATTTCTATCACCTTCCGTCATTGTTCAAGACATGGATCGACAGAAGCCAACAATTCTGGACCGCAAAACACACTGGGGAACCCTGGATTGCCGACCTTCCAAAACGCACGGCCCATACCGTCCTTCATGCGGGTCGCCCCACCGGGGACAAGCTCTTTGACGGCGCGACACTCACACTCAAATACTTCCTGCATTCCTTCAATCTCACCCTGGCCACACCGCTGGTATTCCGAGGACTGGATCACCGTGACGACCTGAAAGCCGCACCTTCTTTCGAACAACAGATCCTTGACTTGGGACGCACGGCCTCGGCTTCTGCCCAATGAGTTTTTTTGGCGACACCGTTCACGCCGTGGCACGCAGCATCGGATTGACGGCCAGACGCTGCCCGATCTGCGGAACAATCATGCCCGAAAAGGCGCGGATGTGCGCCGCCTGTGCAGCGACACTCCCCCTGTGTACCGGCGGCTATTGTCCGACCTGCGGAGCCATGTCCGGCAGACCCGATGCCCCTCCGAGTCGCTGTCCCGACTGTCGCCACACGCCACCACCATGGGACACGCTTTTTTTCCACGGGCCATACGACACCGCGTTGCGCGAGCTTATCATCTCGTATAAATTCAATAACAACTACAGCCGGAATACCCTGTTGTCCGACCTCGCCGTGACCACCTTTCAAGCCCGAAACACCGAACTCCCGGACTGCATCATTCCTGTCCCACTGCACACACGCAGACTGCTCTGGCGCGGCTTCAACCAAAGTCTGGAAATAGCCAAGGCTCTGGGAAGACACCTTGAACGCCCGGTGCTGAAAAAAGGATTGACCCGCACTCGGAACACCCCGCCACAAACACGGCTCGGACACACCCAACGTCAAAAAAATATCAAGGACGCCTTCATGGCTGATGAAAAACGCGTCGCCAACCGAACGGTTCTCCTGGTGGATGATGTCTACACCACAGGGTCAACTTTGCGGGAATGTGCAAAAACACTCAAACGCGCCGGGGTGTTACGAATGAGTGTCCTGGTTCTGGCCCGAGCGCAACAGATGTCTGGCTGAGCACCCTATAGTGTATGAATTGAATGAACAGGCATAAAAGTCGAAAAAAACGCCAAAAAAAGCCCATGAGGGCTTGACTTTCACCGCCTCTTGCGGATAGGTTGCCTCCTCTTACGAACTGGAGGTTTTTATTATGTTTGCTATCATCGAGACCGGCGGGAAGCAGTATCGCGTCGAAGAAGGTCTTGAATTTAATGTAGATTTACTCAAGGCAGATGCTGGCAACAGCCTGAGCATCGATTCCGTTCTCCTGTTTGACAAGGACGGAGACACAAAGATTGGAGCACCGTATGTTGAAGGTGCCAAAGTCGAGTGCGAAGTCTTGGGCCACATCCGCGGCGAGAAAGTCGTGGTCTTCCACAAGCTGTCCAAAAAGGACGCTCGCAAGACCCAGGGTCACCGCCAGGATTACACGCAACTGAAAGTCAAATCCATCAACGCCTAAGGTTGAGGGGAGGATACAATGGCTCATAAAAAAGCTGGTGGTAGTTCCAGAAACGGACGCGATAGCGCCGGACAAAGACGTGGCGTCAAACGTTTCGGTGGTCAGGAAGTTCTGGCTGGCAACATTCTTGTTCGTCAGCTCGGTACTAAATTTCACCCCGGCGACGGCGTTGGCATGGGCAAGGATTACACCTTGTTCGCATTAGTTGACGGTGTCGTCAAATACGAGAAGTACACACGCAAAAAGGTTGCCAAAACCCGCGTGCACGTACTGCCCGCTGAGGCTTAATTCTCGTTTACATTGCATTTCTCGGGCAGGGAGCGTTTCCAAAACGCTCCCTGCCCGTTTTGCTGTTTCCAGCCGTTGAAAACGGCAGAGGTATTGTTCCATGCGATTTGTAGATGAAGCGACCATCAAGGTTGCATCCGGCAAGGGCGGCAACGGCTGTGCCAGTTTGCGGCGTGAAGCCAATATGCCAAAGGGCGGCCCTGATGGCGGCGACGGCGGCAGAGGTGGAGACCTTATTTTTCGTGGTTCTTCCCGTCTCATGAGCTTGTATGATTTCCGATTGAAGCGCATGTACGGCGCCAAGAACGGAGAACAGGGCATGGGCCGCGACCGCTATGGCCGAGCCGCTGACGATCTGATCGTGGATCTCCCCGTTGGGACTCTCATCTATGAAATCACCGAAAAGGACGACGGCACCACTGACGAAAAACTCATCGCCGACCTTGTTGGAGACGGGACTGAAATCATCATCTGCAAAGGCGGCAAGGGTGGCCGTGGCAACCTGCATTTCAAGTCGTCCACCAACCGGACGCCCAGGTACGCCGAGCCAGGTTTTCCTGGCGAAGAAAAAACCATCCGTCTGGAACTCAAGATTCTGGCGGACGTTGGATTGCTCGGCCTGCCAAGTGCGGGTAAATCCACTTTTATCTCAAAAATTTCTGCTGCTCGTCCCAAGATCGCGGCCTACCCGTTCACCACGCTGGTTCCCAATCTTGGCGTCATTGAAGACGACAACTTCAACCGCATGGTCATCGCTGACATCCCCGGTCTGATCGAGGGTGCCTCTGAAGGACGCGGTCTGGGCATCACCTTTCTCAAACACGTCGAACGCAACCGCTTCCTCGTGCATATTCTCGCTGCTGAAGACGTCAACCGGGACGATCCCACTGACGGCTATGCCATGCTCAATCAGGAGCTGCGTGAATATAACGCCGAATTGAGTGACAAACCTCAAATCAAGGTTATCAACAAGATCGATACCCTGACCGATGAGGAACTGGCCGACATGAAGGCCAAAGTCGCTGTCAGTGGTGAAAAAATCTTCTTCATTTCCGCGCTCACTGGAGACGGCATCGAACCACTGCTTGAACGGATGTGGCAACAGCTTGCCGATCTGAACGAGTAACATTTTTTACCCCGACTTCGGGACCATGGCCCATCCGCACACAGTGGATGGGCCTTTTCAGTGCCCTTCCCGTACCCACAAGCGCTCACTACGCCACGCAGCCCCCTCTCGATAACATTTCCACGCCAATACATCGCGATGTGTTCATACATCCATCGCTTGTTTTTTTCTCCTTGCCAGGTAGTATGAGAATTCAAACTCTCACCAACGATCCAGGAGAAATCGACATGGGTAAGCTTATCAAGGAAAATGACGAAAAAGGACGGCTGCACATTGATACGCCATTGCTGGGCGAATCGCTGGTTTCAAAAAGTCTGCTCAAAAAGACGGAAGCGGACGAATATTTTCGGATGCAGCCAGAGGTCAATGTCCTCAAAATCGGCGGACAATCCATCATGGACCGTGGCGCCAAGGCCCTGTTTCCCATCCTTGAAGAATTGGTCAAGGCCAAGGAAAAACATAAAATTCTTCTGATGTGCGGCGGCGGGACCCGTGCCCGTCACGTCTATAATATCGGTATAGACTTGGGAATGCCCACGGGCGTGCTCTCAAAACTCGGTGACAAGGTCTCCGCCCAGAACGCGGAAATGCTCTCGGTCCTTCTGGCCAAACACGGCGGAGCCATGATCGGCCACGGCGACCATCTCGAACAGCTCCACATGTATTGCCAGCAAGGCTATCTGCCCATCACCACGGGTATTCCTCCCTATGGTTTTTTTGAACACCCAGCTGAAGTCGGCTCCATTCCTCCCCATCGAACGGACTCGGGAGCCTGTCTGCTGGCCGAGAATATCGGTGCCAAATCACTCATCTACCTGAAAGATGAAAAGGGAATGTATGAAAACGATCCCAAGAAAGGCAACCGGGACACCCTCAAATTCATCGACAAGATCCATGTTGACGAACTCATTGAAATGGACCTCGAAGACCTCATCGTCGAACGCCCTGTCCTGACCTTCCTCAAAAACGCGAAGACTTTGAAATCCTTCCAGATCATCGACGTCCTGCGCCACCCCGAGCACGTTCACGCCGCGCTTGAAGGGGAACACGTCGGCACCATCATTTACAAAGATTAACGCCCATTGCGCAAAAAAAAACCGGGAGTCTTTCACTCCCGGTCTTTTTTCACAGTCGTCGCACTATTTCTTTTCACCTTCAGCCCCTTGCCCATCCCGGGTGAGGTACACAACCTCGGCACCGACATGCTCCGCGATCTCGGTCAATTCGACCCTGCGGATACGCTTGGCGTAAATTTTCAGATCTCCACCCTGCACTCCGACAACACGGAAACGGGGCTTTTTTTCACCTTTGTCTGAACGACGACGCTCTCTGACAAATATTTTCATAGGGTCCTCCTTGGCATTGTGCCTTTGTGGATTATTGTCTATAATAGACATATATCCTTTAAACACATAGAGTCAAGAAGGACTTTACCAATATGTCAAAAAAAGTTGGCGGCTCCAAGCCGCAACGATACATTCAGCCCTCGCTCCTCATGGCATTGAGCAACGGCCAATCATACGGATATCAACTCATTCATTCAATCGGGGAGTATGGTTTTCTTCGGGGTGATGCCCCTCCGGGCATGGTCTATCGCCATCTGCGTCAAATGGACGAAGAAGGATTGGTGACCTCGAAATGGGATGCAGAAGGAGACGGTCCCGCCAAACGGGTGTATGCGATCACCCCGGAAGGATCAGAAATTCTGGAAGCGTGGATTCTCCATATGGAAAAACAACGAGACCGGCTCGATGATTTTATTGCGCGGTACCGTCGCATGGAGACGCGATAGGTTTCTCCGTGCCAGATGCGTGTTTTTTTGGCCGTTTGCCGTGTGCCGTTTCCCAAATCCCATGAGAACGTTGACGAAGCTGCAACATGGGCCGCCCATCCCACAAGGACGGACGAATCCACCGGGCATCAACCACCCTGTCGTTCGGCTGCGGAACCAACGGGTCCCGATCCACGGAAATGACGCCGATACCGGCATCGGTCAACTCATGAACCCGCAGATCTGCGGAAAGGTCTCGCAACACACCGTATTCGATAAATCGGCCACACCAGCCGAACCGGGTCAAACCAACAGCGGCAAGCGCACCGATGATGCCATCATTGGTGCCGCCCAAGCCATAGAGTTCGATTGATCCAGCCGTGCGCAAGGCGTCGGTCTGCGTCACGCGCTGACTCGTGACCCGCTGGGCATAGGCGACCACATCCGGGGTCACCTCGGATTCAGGGACAAGACACAACCCGGGATCACTGCCCGGCGCACAGTGGATTTCAAGATGCTCCACCGCCAAACGCCGCAGCGTCTCCACAGAACCGCCGTCTTCCATATCAATGATGGCACAGGCCGAGCTGTTATTTGAGGTAAACGGAATATCTTCAAGACGGGGCAACTGATGGCGCACGATTCCATGGACTGAAAATTCATGGGGAAGTCCGGTTCCAAACTCACGCACCAGACGTCCCGTTCCCATGGGTGCATCCCGATCATCAGTGTCATCAAAGCCAAGATATATCCGCACAATCAGCCTCCAGATAGGTTTGTGCGGCACATTTCCACACCCTCTGTCGAGAGGCAAGCTGATTTTTCCTGCGCGGG
Encoded here:
- the rplU gene encoding 50S ribosomal protein L21 translates to MFAIIETGGKQYRVEEGLEFNVDLLKADAGNSLSIDSVLLFDKDGDTKIGAPYVEGAKVECEVLGHIRGEKVVVFHKLSKKDARKTQGHRQDYTQLKVKSINA
- a CDS encoding HD domain-containing phosphohydrolase — translated: MNDISAQDSLKEVYLQISPNILESFPKFRPPVDVYVFDDAVAQVKKYHKAGERLGTSGQQEISQLAALGRVFLLRDDYQEYAKHLSKRLGLLLVEEGLTDTEVAETFFLAFRDRMDQFFAQPQRREFDLLVKDISILAEYIWIDPDRVRFLTRTLDKEYSLAVHSTNTMFIGLALHVHAAGKGVQKDGLVRVALGLILHDLGMTQVPRFIRDKKQFLVRRDRASIENHIQAGVKMVQRLSIDDPVVMACLCHHHERNDGSGYPGRRIGAEIPMAGKLCAVADSFSAMIGVRPYRSSRDVAQAALVLLRDSLRYEPTFLKLLGETLVMDGWMGETKPTRKIARV
- a CDS encoding flavodoxin family protein; this encodes MTHSVIYACSHRRGGNSDRAAQLLAQAVTEAGGSAEVIYLRNHTVLPCLACGHCDEAHMKQGKARCVLGEQDDAYALFSPLFTARTVFFTAPIYFYHLPSLFKTWIDRSQQFWTAKHTGEPWIADLPKRTAHTVLHAGRPTGDKLFDGATLTLKYFLHSFNLTLATPLVFRGLDHRDDLKAAPSFEQQILDLGRTASASAQ
- a CDS encoding nitroreductase; the encoded protein is MNTHENPTLQAIFSRRSIRTFTDAPVSREHILTILEAGRWAPSGLNNQPWRFLVITRDDPRHEALADCTKYSHIVRGASACLCILLEKKAMYSAMKDHQGAGACVQNMLLAAHALGLGAVWLGQIVNDQASTLKALDLNTETYELQAVVALGHPDQNGTSNRKELAELLVEDFV
- a CDS encoding helix-turn-helix transcriptional regulator is translated as MSKKVGGSKPQRYIQPSLLMALSNGQSYGYQLIHSIGEYGFLRGDAPPGMVYRHLRQMDEEGLVTSKWDAEGDGPAKRVYAITPEGSEILEAWILHMEKQRDRLDDFIARYRRMETR
- the rpmA gene encoding 50S ribosomal protein L27; translation: MAHKKAGGSSRNGRDSAGQRRGVKRFGGQEVLAGNILVRQLGTKFHPGDGVGMGKDYTLFALVDGVVKYEKYTRKKVAKTRVHVLPAEA
- a CDS encoding GNAT family N-acetyltransferase, producing the protein MTPEIRLRFDSDGVNWTEAAELMRRAPLNQKEPHALKTAFDNSDLICCAWHTDTLVGMARALSDGIFQSVIYDVCILPEYQGNHLGTRIMREMLDRLQTPNVILWAVPGKEAFYTRFGFHPMRTAMGRFENPERSAQQGYILLEGH
- a CDS encoding MBL fold metallo-hydrolase, producing the protein MTIRIFNLGPLQTNCYVLAGDTNAIVIDPGGDPAEVVEYLTANALTVTHILNTHLHFDHTAGNKTLSGVTGAPILCCDKDEELLDSWLGKGGDMGIPPIDLYEWQNIAPGETQLAGFDCTVLHTPGHSRGSLTFYFPKVETAFVGDLIFYRSIGRTDFPGGDLDELKHSVTERIFTLPPTTKLLSGHGPETTVADEMTHNPFFSEF
- a CDS encoding acyl-ACP thioesterase domain-containing protein, translating into MTKHTPLTLEQPYNIRSYEPQTDGRIPISALCNYLQDIASRHADTLGFGLLDLRQSGHFWVLARLHVMMDRMPGFGEQLHIETWPSGNERLVALRDFLIHDAHGLVGRATSSWATVNRKTHRPDDPSTVLDKRYIPDRDHAMVFPSKAITRLKKGDHPTQIKARRADTDVNGHVNNVKYVEYCMEAVPQSWIETHQCLGLDIQFRTESFAGQEFQATCTESTSDSDMETILHALNRPSDTREIVRMKTWWEQA
- a CDS encoding ComF family protein — its product is MSFFGDTVHAVARSIGLTARRCPICGTIMPEKARMCAACAATLPLCTGGYCPTCGAMSGRPDAPPSRCPDCRHTPPPWDTLFFHGPYDTALRELIISYKFNNNYSRNTLLSDLAVTTFQARNTELPDCIIPVPLHTRRLLWRGFNQSLEIAKALGRHLERPVLKKGLTRTRNTPPQTRLGHTQRQKNIKDAFMADEKRVANRTVLLVDDVYTTGSTLRECAKTLKRAGVLRMSVLVLARAQQMSG
- a CDS encoding transporter substrate-binding domain-containing protein, whose protein sequence is MIHRYFLALIPLFGMTVILSLGLILPDAATATPRPRLIIAHDANYEPLVYEDEQHLPQGYLIDFWKHFGEANNIDIQFKLGDWNETLSWIRTGQADIHGGLFFTKERNQFLNYQNTITALSAGIYIANGQSWNDFDTLPTGVVASGYSEHYMHTAWPNRPTQSFPQAKDMIRAAVNGTIQAFIADEPVAVFYLRKFKAKEAFSKHDVAYSNALKVAVAKDRHDLASLIEHGWARMDPKKLKYIRSKWFLDVEKDRDWALTGILIAALVMFFGLLCRILNGRYAAPKS
- a CDS encoding MarC family protein, with amino-acid sequence MTTLFISLYIKLFFLLTPFFVLSVFLSFIEDMDTVQQRKLAIRVTCAVLVIVLVLYFGGNPIFATLGITLDGFRVGAGSLLFLSAVSLVSGKRARPEPDDETDVAVVPLAIPITVGPATIGTLLILGAELGGPTEQFIGAASLTAACLTVGLMLFVAPALKRLIGSMGLAVLTKITGLILSAMAAQIIFTGVRNFLS
- a CDS encoding uridine kinase — its product is MGKLIKENDEKGRLHIDTPLLGESLVSKSLLKKTEADEYFRMQPEVNVLKIGGQSIMDRGAKALFPILEELVKAKEKHKILLMCGGGTRARHVYNIGIDLGMPTGVLSKLGDKVSAQNAEMLSVLLAKHGGAMIGHGDHLEQLHMYCQQGYLPITTGIPPYGFFEHPAEVGSIPPHRTDSGACLLAENIGAKSLIYLKDEKGMYENDPKKGNRDTLKFIDKIHVDELIEMDLEDLIVERPVLTFLKNAKTLKSFQIIDVLRHPEHVHAALEGEHVGTIIYKD
- the obgE gene encoding GTPase ObgE codes for the protein MRFVDEATIKVASGKGGNGCASLRREANMPKGGPDGGDGGRGGDLIFRGSSRLMSLYDFRLKRMYGAKNGEQGMGRDRYGRAADDLIVDLPVGTLIYEITEKDDGTTDEKLIADLVGDGTEIIICKGGKGGRGNLHFKSSTNRTPRYAEPGFPGEEKTIRLELKILADVGLLGLPSAGKSTFISKISAARPKIAAYPFTTLVPNLGVIEDDNFNRMVIADIPGLIEGASEGRGLGITFLKHVERNRFLVHILAAEDVNRDDPTDGYAMLNQELREYNAELSDKPQIKVINKIDTLTDEELADMKAKVAVSGEKIFFISALTGDGIEPLLERMWQQLADLNE